A window of the Bufo gargarizans isolate SCDJY-AF-19 chromosome 1, ASM1485885v1, whole genome shotgun sequence genome harbors these coding sequences:
- the MRPS30 gene encoding 39S ribosomal protein S30, mitochondrial — MAGRRIFGKLRHHAELPAALYLPPEPPAASPSLYPPIAASMTAKSKASRRRRIEGHYSRVRAQTDAASKLKMICGLQRLKYVVYPQTLALNADRWYQHFTKTAYVSGLPGRSSAGLGEQELAGLKALLCEALLQELHYAKKGRSFLYRGHDVSAGPFLTSAMSLLSSQCARYNPVLARSSLDVKPQVNLYWLRGETRVPRGHRKGCVDPIRFQVDDVPLVQIRVPEPLKEFVPIDFVVPEEVPVVSHEPSRLPLFQRQYENNVFIGSKLDDPCSFGHTQFHLVPDKFSRERLQKLNRKDHIEVFLRANAIASLFAWTGAQAMYQGFWSQADVTRPFVSQGVISDGKHFSFFCYQLNTLALAVDADKDPNRKNICWGTESAPLYEVVEKDDIKGFNDDVFRQLVDFFLNSPAA; from the exons ATGGCGGGCCGCAGGATCTTCGGAAAGCTGCGGCACCATGCGGAGCTGCCGGCCGCCCTGTATTTACCCCCGGAGCCCCCCGCGGCCTCCCCCTCTCTGTACCCGCCAATTGCGGCCTCCATGACGGCCAAGAGCAAGGCGTCCAGGCGGCGGCGGATAGAGGGCCACTACAGCCGGGTGCGCGCCCAGACAGATGCGGCCAGCAAGCTGAAGATGATCTGCGGCCTGCAGCGGCTCAAGTACGTGGTGTACCCGCAGACGCTGGCGCTGAACGCGGACCGCTGGTACCAGCACTTCACCAAGACGGCGTACGTGAGCGGGCTGCCGGGGCGGAGCTCTGCCGGCCTGGGGGAGCAGGAGCTGGCCGGCCTGAAGGCGCTGCTGTGCGAGGCGCTGCTGCAGGAGCTCCACTACGCCAAGAAGGGCCGCAGCTTCCTGTACAGGGGCCACGATGTGTCCGCGGGGCCCTTCCTGACCAGCGCCATGAGCCTCCTCAGCAGCCAGTGCGCCCGGTACAACCCGGTGCTCGCCCGCAGCAGCCTGG ATGTGAAGCCTCAGGTTAACCTTTACTGGTTGCGTGGCGAGACCAGGGTTCCTCGTGGCCACAGAAAGGGCTGTGTGGATCCGATCAGGTTTCAGGTCGATGACGTCCCCCTTGTACAGATCAGAGTGCCTGAACCCCTTAAAGAA TTTGTTCCCATAGACTTTGTCGTACCTGAAGAAGTTCCTGTTGTTTCTCATGAGCCGAGCAGGTTACCGCTGTTTCAGAGACAATATGAGAACAACGTATTCATAg GTTCCAAATTAGATGACCCTTGCAGCTTTGGCCACACACAGTTTCACCTTGTGCCGGACAAATTCAGCAGGGAAAGGCTACAAAAGCTGAACCGAAAAGACCACATAGAAGTATTCCTGCGAGCTAATGCCATAGCAAGTCTCTTTGCTTGGACAGGAGCCCAGGCCATGTACCAAG GCTTCTGGAGTCAGGCAGATGTCACCAGGCCTTTTGTCTCACAAGGTGTCATTTCTGACGGGAAGCACTTTTCATTTTTCTGCTATCAGCTGAACACATTGGCCCTGGCCGTGGATGCAGACAAAGACCCCAATCGTAAGAACATTTGTTGGGGCACAGAAAGTGCGCCTCTTTACGAAGTGGTGGAAAAAGATGACATTAAAGGGTTCAATGATGATGTGTTTCGTCAGCTAGTTGACTTTTTCCTCAACTCTCCAGCAGCATAG